One window of the Eucalyptus grandis isolate ANBG69807.140 chromosome 8, ASM1654582v1, whole genome shotgun sequence genome contains the following:
- the LOC120287115 gene encoding cytochrome P450 81E8-like, with protein METSSLYSTLPLAFLLLLTLKLFSSWFKQPKNLPPSPPSIPILGHLHLLKHPLHRTLHSLSQSYGPVFSLRFGYRRVVVVLSAEAAEECYTKNDITLANRPSTVAGRHIGYDNTIVVVASYGEQWRSLRRVCTLEIFSSARLNSFLPIRRDEIKRLLLNLNKRASSSGDDFTKVELKPIFWEMTFNIVMRMLTGKRYYGEDVIDAEEAKVFREIMSEIVEYGVSAYPGDYLSILRLFFRNYEKRVSWLSKRSDELLQNLIEEQRNSRRKRCGGESREAVLDHLLLLQEKQPEFYTDEIIKGLVLVMLIAGIDTSASTMARAMSLLHSHSHSLKRAIEELDNVIGQERLIDETDIAKLPFLQNIVLETLRLKPPAPLLVPHMSSEDCVIGGYDVPSQTIVFINIWSIHRDPKLWDDPKSFRPERFENEDNGQCKLLSFGLGRRACPGANLAQRMINVAVGSLIQCFEWKGISEEGMNMPKALPLEAMYKPHEIMARIAEH; from the exons ATGGAGACTTCATCGCTCTACTCTACCCTTCCTCTGGCTTTCCTCCTACTCCTCACTCTCAAGCTCTTCTCTTCATGGTTCAAGCAACCGAAAAACCTTCCGCCCAGCCCACCTTCCATCCCCATCCTgggccacctccacctcctgaAACACCCCCTCCACCGAACCCTCCACTCCCTCTCCCAATCTTACGGCCCCGTCTTCTCTCTCCGCTTCGGCTACCGCCGAGTGGTTGTCGTCTTGTCAGCCGAGGCAGCCGAAGAATGCTATACTAAGAACGACATCACGCTTGCCAACCGCCCCTCTACTGTCGCCGGCAGGCACATTGGGTATGACAACACGATTGTCGTCGTTGCCTCATACGGCGAACAATGGCGTAGTCTCCGCCGTGTTTGTACTCTTGAGATCTTTTCCTCGGCCCGTCTCAACTCCTTTCTGCCCATTCGGAGGGATGAAATCAAGCGACTCCTGCTTAATCTAAACAAAAGAGCCTCATCATCTGGGGACGACTTCACTAAGGTGGAACTAAAACCGATCTTCTGGGAGATGACATTCAACATCGTTATGAGGATGTTGACTGGGAAGAGGTATTATGGGGAAGATGTGATCGATGCCGAGGAGGCGAAGGTGTTTCGCGAGATCATGTCTGAAATTGTCGAATATGGTGTTAGTGCGTATCCAGGGGATTACTTGAGTATCTTGAGGTTGTTCTTTAGGAATTATGAGAAGAGGGTGTCTTGGTTGAGCAAAAGATCGGACGAGTTGTTACAGAATCTGATTGAAGAACAGAGAAATAGTCGCAGAAAAAGATGTGGTGGAGAGAGTAGGGAGGCCGTGCTGGATCATTTGCTTTTGTTGCAAGAGAAGCAGCCCGAGTTTTACACTGATGAGATCATCAAAGGACTAGTATTG GTCATGCTTATAGCAGGCATTGATACTTCTGCTTCGACAATGGCAAGGGCAATGTCCCTTTTACATAGTCATTCGCATTCCTTAAAAAGAGCTATTGAGGAGTTGGATAATGTGATTGGTCAAGAACGCTTGATAGATGAGACAGACATTGCAAAACTTCCTTTTCTCCAAAACATTGTATTAGAAACTCTACGTTTGAAACCACCGGCACCACTTCTAGTTCCACACATGTCATCAGAGGATTGTGTCATAGGCGGTTATGATGTACCTAGTCAAACCATAGTATTCATCAATATATGGAGCATTCACAGGGATCCGAAGTTGTGGGATGATCCGAAAAGTTTCAGACCTGAAAgatttgaaaatgaagataatggACAATGCAAGCTATTGTCATTTGGACTTGGGAGGCGAGCCTGTCCTGGTGCAAACCTGGCCCAACGGATGATCAATGTGGCTGTGGGATCGTTGATCCAGTGTTTTGAATGGAAAGGAATAAGTGAAGAAGGAATGAATATGCCTAAGGCGTTGCCATTGGAAGCCATGTACAAACCCCATGAAATCATGGCGAGAATTGCTGAGCATTGA